The Linepithema humile isolate Giens D197 chromosome 2, Lhum_UNIL_v1.0, whole genome shotgun sequence genome has a segment encoding these proteins:
- the thoc7 gene encoding THO complex subunit 7 homolog — translation MSDEEVIRRRLLIDGDGIGDDRRINMLLKSFIKWINNSDADNTLHERMLSQLAQCEFAQKKSRLVSNMSQEELKNYEELSKEIEIQIEKAKEDIEKTKAELQDAKRVRKNRIEYDVLAKVINEQPDRLETDIKLSTLRQELGSLKEKSEQLEHKLEMRRKQFHVLISSIHSLQGMLDECDEEIMDVSLEKDAEDSDVQMCTDS, via the exons ATGTCTGacg AGGAAGTAATACGTCGACGACTGCTCATAGACGGCGACGGGATAGGAGATGATCGTAGGATCAATATGTTATTGAAATCATTCATAAAGTGGATCAACAATTCTGATGCAGATAATACATTACATGAAAGAATGCTATCACAGTTAGCACAGTGTGAATTTGCACAGAAAAAATCTAGACTTGTCTCGAATATGAGTCAGGAAGAATTGAAGAATTATGAAGAGTTGTctaaagaaattgaaatacaaatagaaaaagcCAAAGAAGATATAGAGAAAACAAAAGCAGAATTGCAGGATGCCAAACgtgtaagaaaaaatagaattgaaTATGATGTATTAGCCAAAGTCATCAATGAACAACCAGATCGATTGGAAACTGACATTAAGCTTTCCACATTACGCCAAGAGTTAGGCAGTTTAAAG GAAAAGTCTGAACAGTTGGAACACAAGTTAGAAATGCGTCGTAAACAATTCCATGTTTTAATATCATCTATACATTCACTGCAAGGAATGTTAGATGAGTGTGATGAGGAAATAATGGATGTAAGTCTCGAGAAAGATGCAGAAGACTCAGATGTGCAAATGTGCACAGATTCATAA
- the LOC105670487 gene encoding alpha-ketoglutarate-dependent dioxygenase alkB homolog 6 has product MAEEKYTLLQNAVVSQIPDSACYIPNFITEEEEKQVMKYINNAPQPKWMQLSNRRTQIWGGIMLPKGMIADEIPSWLQKYIDKVTALNVFESGVVPNHVLINEYLPGQGIMAHTDGSLFYPVVMTISCGSHTLLDFYKRLDTTEQQQPKLEFSLLLERRSLLILQKDLYHNYLHSIAERDTDDISGTSIKNLHMCMEKFTEEQTIKRGTRLSLTIRRAQNISRLKLKIQ; this is encoded by the exons ATGGCTGAAGAGAAGTATACCTTATTGCAAAACGCGGTTGTCTCACag ATCCCTGATAGTGCATGTTACATACCGAATTTTATCacggaagaggaagagaaacagGTTATGAAGTACATAAATAATGCACCGCAACCAAAATGGATGCAATTGAGTAATCGTAGGACTCAAATTTGGGGTGGCATAATGCTTCCCAAAGGAATGATAGCGGATGAGATTCCTAGT TggctgcaaaaatatattgacaaAGTAACAGCCTTAAATGTCTTTGAAAGTGGAGTGGTGCCTAATCATGTTTTAATTAACGAATATTTGCCTGGACAAGGAATAATG GCACATACAGATGGCTCACTTTTTTATCCCGTTGTAATGACTATCAGTTGTGGTTCCCATACACTCCTTGATTTTTACAAACGGCTCGACACCACAGAG CAACAACAACCAAAATTAGAATTCAGCTTGCTGCTAGAACGCAGGAGTCTGTTAATTCTACAAAAGGATTTGTACCACAATTATTTGCATTCTATAGCAGAAAGAGACACGGATGATATATCAGGTACTTCAATAAAAAACCTGCACATGTGTATGGAAAAATTTACAGAGGAACAAACGATAAAACGTGGTACTAGATTGTCGCTAACAATTAGACGTGCACAAAACATTAGCagactaaaattaaaaattcagtgA
- the LOC105670480 gene encoding lisH domain-containing protein ARMC9-like isoform X1, whose protein sequence is MAENIEEIHQFLLDHNLKSTAEALIEEASKMGFQNLECKLRVNTNPYAQLMLYYNIGNYSVFFQLWNDLFSDNTKQCEEYKKLTFYLHVHFAILPKRKLNTHQYEEHELSSEISALKLSSMEEDPILEKCKENNTTEIEKNINNSMKQLQDYLNGDGKELEHDTELQSLYALPFIEDLHANDFFSKMLEQSWMDELSKNLNLFIINHKQDLVDLNNVNSNKTQSQTFIQVPTTQNKITKSNTPIIPNDRDMPTYIILEDQDDEEHFSHKISRSLKSKSTQTHITGDQITINDSRRSILNPAESIDSLRKAHKLDKRLVQCNQELALTKTQLCSIYTNYEKLKVRFHRLHADYHKLVNVAEELTTALENSVKGQAVDIQQTLEICMKIFPDLFNQNIRETSYPSLLQLDHTDVKTIALPKFDIAAVSISPQLLDYKKIKLHLLNADVKTKLLLLQALRWKITLAQPAEQDEVLHEYINRDLLGLHGQIVSDSGKLVLPCLLTAGEAYARHLLQQFTARLLNTLASFRCGRDYLSVGSTVVNVTFACLDNNYTDGMDSFACDMMIAMLQKLSLRRQQRIYMIESGLLEWLINHLHDECRIISLYRLEYATALLMNLSLHRLAQARASKISSLLVSTLLILLSIDHAASLPYINGALNNFLSNPIINEEARKMKHYNTSDYFDNNQQTTAEMRKHLDHILKMQRSDNVNTPQNDETGDDENELLDILENELDENDPLQNYVGELNGETLLAMCYSISLKASQDVILTDRTLQNISTVDPIDFYDNQYDNHLCSKHPSYPALRYNVKMKNKMLPKESCIKQAAFTKQKISNLSDSFLKGQRIIANDINKESLPANNIQNIAKGFVGTDSSLITKCENRLHKRQNKYLTTLKDTVWPSSAHNKRNYNQYKFDHDNHVSTRVNPRFEINNDVQVGRLKLYRSENRIDIGKLHDGKLRETALENLPLKATKIFQQTFPEGTILNDTIYLYDNRTSQDSSETALTSSMTLVSGRENGQTEMEKFSSIASLNTNNHDSNIVKDASWKNDPEIAKEEEAFLAKPKLSRTPPQRHEHYIENSK, encoded by the exons ATGGCTGAAAATATCGAGGAAATTCACCAG TTTCTTTTGGATCATAATTTGAAGAGTACTGCTGAAGCTTTAATTGAAGAAGCTTCAAAAATGGGCTTCCAAAATTTGGAATGCAAATTAAGAGTCAATACAAATCCCTATGCTCAACTAATGCTATATTACAATATCGGAAATTATTCAGTATTTTTCCAG TTGTGGAATGACTTGTTTTCTGACAACACTAAACAGTgtgaagaatataaaaagttaacattttatttacatgtgCATTTTGCTATACTTCCTAAACGCAAATTAAATACCCATCAATATGAAGAACacg aGCTATCATCAGAAATAAGTGCATTGAAATTGTCTTCAATGGAAGAAGATCCtattttggaaaaatgcaAGGAG AACAATACAACtgaaatcgaaaaaaatataaataatagcatGAAACAATTGCAAGATTACTTAAATGGAGATGGCAAGGAATTAGAACACGATACAGAATTGCAATCGTTGTATGCATTACCGTTCATAGAAGATCTTCATGCAAATGattttttctccaaaatgttAGAACAATCTTGGATGGATGaactatcaaaaaatttgaatttatttatcattaatcatAAACAA gaTTTGgttgatttaaataatgtgaACTCTAATAAAACACAATCGCAGACTTTTATACAAGTTCCTACGACACAAAATAAGATTACAAAAAGTAATACACCCATCATACCAAACGATAGGGATATGCctacatatataattctagAAGATCAAGATGACGAAGAgcatttttctcacaaaataaGTCGCAGTTTAAAATCgaa GAGTACACAAACACACATTACCGGAGACCAAATTACGATCAATGATTCGCGAAGAAGTATATTGAATCCGGCAGAAAGTATTGATAGTTTACGAAAGGCGCACAAGCTAGACAAGAGACTAGTTCAATGCAATCAGGAATTGGCATTAACCAAAACTCAGCTATGTagcatttatacaaattatgagAAACTGAAAGTGAGGTTTCACAGACTACACGCGGATTATCATAAACTGGTAAACGTTGCCGAGGAATTAACAACAGCATTGGAGAATTCGGTGAAAGGACAAGCTGTTGATATACAACAAACGCTCGAGATTTGCATGAAGATATTTCCAGATTTGTTCAACCAAAATATAAGAGAGACTTCTTAT CCATCCTTATTACAACTCGATCATACCGATGTAAAAACAATTGCTCTGCCTAAGTTCGACATCGCAGCAGTATCGATATCTCCACAATTAttggattataaaaaaatcaaattacattTACTTAACGCAGATGTGAAGACGAAGCTATTGCTATTACAGGCATTACGTTGG aaaataacgCTCGCGCAACCGGCAGAACAGGACGAAGTCCTGCACGAATATATAAATCGCGATTTGCTGGGACTTCATGGACAAATTGTTAGCGACAGTGGCAAGCTAGTCCTACCATGCTTATTGACTGCAGGAGAAGCTTACGCCAGACATCTTTTACAGCAGTTTACTGCACGATTGCTAAACACACTAGCATCTTTTAGATGTGGAAGAGATTATCTATCAGTCGGATCCACTGTCGTAAACGTG ACCTTTGCTTGtctcgataataattatactgaCGGAATGGACTCTTTCGCGTGTGATATGATGATAGCGATGCTACAGAAACTCTCTCTACGTAGACAGCAACGGATATATATGATAGAAAGTGGTTTGCTGGAATGGTTAATCAATCACTTACATGATGAATGTCGCATCATAAGTTTATACAGACTCGAATATGCTACTGCGCTTTTAATGAACCTGTCGTTACATCGATTAGCGCAAGCCAGAGCATCTAAGATATCTTCTTTACTCGTCTCTACTTTACTCATCCTTCTCTCGATAGATCACGCAGCT TCACTACCATACATCAATGGAGCgctgaataattttttgagtaATCCTATAATCAATGAAGAAGCGAGGAAAATGAAACATTACAATACATCGgattattttgataacaatCAACAGACAACTGCAGAAATGAG AAAGCATCTAGATCATATATTGAAGATGCAGAGGAGCGATAACGTTAATACACCGCAGAATGACGAAACCGGAGATGATGAGAAT GAACTATTGGATATATTGGAAAATGAATTAGACGAAAATGACccattgcaaaattatgtcgGTGAATTGAACGGAGAAACGTTACTCGCAATGTGTTATAGCATTTCTTTAAAAGCTTCTCAGGATGTTATACTCACAGATAGaactttacaaaatatatctacAGTGGATCCCATCGATTTTTATGACAATCAATATGATAATCATCTATGTAGTAAACATCCATCATATCCTGCGCTAAG GTATAATGTcaagatgaaaaataaaatgttgccGAAAGAAAGTTGTATTAAACAAGCAGCCTttactaaacaaaaaatatcaaatttatcggATTCCTTCTTGAAG GGACAAAGAATTATCGCAAAtgacataaataaagaatCGCTTCCcgcaaataatattcaaaatattgcaaaaggATTTGTCGGCACTGACTCTTCTCTAATTACGAAATGCGAAAATCGTTTGcacaaaagacaaaataaatatttaactacaTTAAAAGATACAGTTTGGCCATCAAGCGCGCACAacaagagaaattataatcaatataaatttgatcacGATAATCACGTTAGCACAAGAGTAAATCCAAGATTCGAGATAAATAATGATGTACAAGTGGgtcgattaaaattatacagatCGGAAAATAGGATTGATATAGGAAAATTGCACGACGGAAAATTAAGAGAAACAGCATTAGAAAACTTGCCTTTAAAAGCAACgaaaatatttcagcaaaCTTTTCCTGAAGGGACAATTCTTAacgatacaatttatttatatgacaaTCGGACTTCCCA GGATAGCAGTGAAACCGCATTGACATCCTCTATGACTCTTGTATCCGGTCGCGAGAATGGTCAGACAG aaatggAGAAATTCAGCAGTATAGCGTCGCT GAATACTAATAACCATGATAGCAATATAGTTAAAGATGCTTCATGGAAAAATGACCCCGAAATTGCTAAAGAGGAAGAGGCGTTCTTGGCCAAGCCTAAATTATCAAGAACACCTCCACAAAGACATGAACATTATAtcgaaaattctaaataa
- the LOC105670480 gene encoding lisH domain-containing protein ARMC9-like isoform X3 has translation MAENIEEIHQFLLDHNLKSTAEALIEEASKMGFQNLECKLRVNTNPYAQLMLYYNIGNYSVFFQLWNDLFSDNTKQCEEYKKLTFYLHVHFAILPKRKLNTHQYEEHELSSEISALKLSSMEEDPILEKCKENNTTEIEKNINNSMKQLQDYLNGDGKELEHDTELQSLYALPFIEDLHANDFFSKMLEQSWMDELSKNLNLFIINHKQDLVDLNNVNSNKTQSQTFIQVPTTQNKITKSNTPIIPNDRDMPTYIILEDQDDEEHFSHKISRSLKSKSTQTHITGDQITINDSRRSILNPAESIDSLRKAHKLDKRLVQCNQELALTKTQLCSIYTNYEKLKVRFHRLHADYHKLVNVAEELTTALENSVKGQAVDIQQTLEICMKIFPDLFNQNIRETSYPSLLQLDHTDVKTIALPKFDIAAVSISPQLLDYKKIKLHLLNADVKTKLLLLQALRWKITLAQPAEQDEVLHEYINRDLLGLHGQIVSDSGKLVLPCLLTAGEAYARHLLQQFTARLLNTLASFRCGRDYLSVGSTVVNVTFACLDNNYTDGMDSFACDMMIAMLQKLSLRRQQRIYMIESGLLEWLINHLHDECRIISLYRLEYATALLMNLSLHRLAQARASKISSLLVSTLLILLSIDHAASLPYINGALNNFLSNPIINEEARKMKHYNTSDYFDNNQQTTAEMRKHLDHILKMQRSDNVNTPQNDETGDDENELLDILENELDENDPLQNYVGELNGETLLAMCYSISLKASQDVILTDRTLQNISTVDPIDFYDNQYDNHLCSKHPSYPALRDSSETALTSSMTLVSGRENGQTEMEKFSSIASLNTNNHDSNIVKDASWKNDPEIAKEEEAFLAKPKLSRTPPQRHEHYIENSK, from the exons ATGGCTGAAAATATCGAGGAAATTCACCAG TTTCTTTTGGATCATAATTTGAAGAGTACTGCTGAAGCTTTAATTGAAGAAGCTTCAAAAATGGGCTTCCAAAATTTGGAATGCAAATTAAGAGTCAATACAAATCCCTATGCTCAACTAATGCTATATTACAATATCGGAAATTATTCAGTATTTTTCCAG TTGTGGAATGACTTGTTTTCTGACAACACTAAACAGTgtgaagaatataaaaagttaacattttatttacatgtgCATTTTGCTATACTTCCTAAACGCAAATTAAATACCCATCAATATGAAGAACacg aGCTATCATCAGAAATAAGTGCATTGAAATTGTCTTCAATGGAAGAAGATCCtattttggaaaaatgcaAGGAG AACAATACAACtgaaatcgaaaaaaatataaataatagcatGAAACAATTGCAAGATTACTTAAATGGAGATGGCAAGGAATTAGAACACGATACAGAATTGCAATCGTTGTATGCATTACCGTTCATAGAAGATCTTCATGCAAATGattttttctccaaaatgttAGAACAATCTTGGATGGATGaactatcaaaaaatttgaatttatttatcattaatcatAAACAA gaTTTGgttgatttaaataatgtgaACTCTAATAAAACACAATCGCAGACTTTTATACAAGTTCCTACGACACAAAATAAGATTACAAAAAGTAATACACCCATCATACCAAACGATAGGGATATGCctacatatataattctagAAGATCAAGATGACGAAGAgcatttttctcacaaaataaGTCGCAGTTTAAAATCgaa GAGTACACAAACACACATTACCGGAGACCAAATTACGATCAATGATTCGCGAAGAAGTATATTGAATCCGGCAGAAAGTATTGATAGTTTACGAAAGGCGCACAAGCTAGACAAGAGACTAGTTCAATGCAATCAGGAATTGGCATTAACCAAAACTCAGCTATGTagcatttatacaaattatgagAAACTGAAAGTGAGGTTTCACAGACTACACGCGGATTATCATAAACTGGTAAACGTTGCCGAGGAATTAACAACAGCATTGGAGAATTCGGTGAAAGGACAAGCTGTTGATATACAACAAACGCTCGAGATTTGCATGAAGATATTTCCAGATTTGTTCAACCAAAATATAAGAGAGACTTCTTAT CCATCCTTATTACAACTCGATCATACCGATGTAAAAACAATTGCTCTGCCTAAGTTCGACATCGCAGCAGTATCGATATCTCCACAATTAttggattataaaaaaatcaaattacattTACTTAACGCAGATGTGAAGACGAAGCTATTGCTATTACAGGCATTACGTTGG aaaataacgCTCGCGCAACCGGCAGAACAGGACGAAGTCCTGCACGAATATATAAATCGCGATTTGCTGGGACTTCATGGACAAATTGTTAGCGACAGTGGCAAGCTAGTCCTACCATGCTTATTGACTGCAGGAGAAGCTTACGCCAGACATCTTTTACAGCAGTTTACTGCACGATTGCTAAACACACTAGCATCTTTTAGATGTGGAAGAGATTATCTATCAGTCGGATCCACTGTCGTAAACGTG ACCTTTGCTTGtctcgataataattatactgaCGGAATGGACTCTTTCGCGTGTGATATGATGATAGCGATGCTACAGAAACTCTCTCTACGTAGACAGCAACGGATATATATGATAGAAAGTGGTTTGCTGGAATGGTTAATCAATCACTTACATGATGAATGTCGCATCATAAGTTTATACAGACTCGAATATGCTACTGCGCTTTTAATGAACCTGTCGTTACATCGATTAGCGCAAGCCAGAGCATCTAAGATATCTTCTTTACTCGTCTCTACTTTACTCATCCTTCTCTCGATAGATCACGCAGCT TCACTACCATACATCAATGGAGCgctgaataattttttgagtaATCCTATAATCAATGAAGAAGCGAGGAAAATGAAACATTACAATACATCGgattattttgataacaatCAACAGACAACTGCAGAAATGAG AAAGCATCTAGATCATATATTGAAGATGCAGAGGAGCGATAACGTTAATACACCGCAGAATGACGAAACCGGAGATGATGAGAAT GAACTATTGGATATATTGGAAAATGAATTAGACGAAAATGACccattgcaaaattatgtcgGTGAATTGAACGGAGAAACGTTACTCGCAATGTGTTATAGCATTTCTTTAAAAGCTTCTCAGGATGTTATACTCACAGATAGaactttacaaaatatatctacAGTGGATCCCATCGATTTTTATGACAATCAATATGATAATCATCTATGTAGTAAACATCCATCATATCCTGCGCTAAG GGATAGCAGTGAAACCGCATTGACATCCTCTATGACTCTTGTATCCGGTCGCGAGAATGGTCAGACAG aaatggAGAAATTCAGCAGTATAGCGTCGCT GAATACTAATAACCATGATAGCAATATAGTTAAAGATGCTTCATGGAAAAATGACCCCGAAATTGCTAAAGAGGAAGAGGCGTTCTTGGCCAAGCCTAAATTATCAAGAACACCTCCACAAAGACATGAACATTATAtcgaaaattctaaataa
- the LOC105670480 gene encoding lisH domain-containing protein ARMC9-like isoform X2, protein MKQLQDYLNGDGKELEHDTELQSLYALPFIEDLHANDFFSKMLEQSWMDELSKNLNLFIINHKQDLVDLNNVNSNKTQSQTFIQVPTTQNKITKSNTPIIPNDRDMPTYIILEDQDDEEHFSHKISRSLKSKSTQTHITGDQITINDSRRSILNPAESIDSLRKAHKLDKRLVQCNQELALTKTQLCSIYTNYEKLKVRFHRLHADYHKLVNVAEELTTALENSVKGQAVDIQQTLEICMKIFPDLFNQNIRETSYPSLLQLDHTDVKTIALPKFDIAAVSISPQLLDYKKIKLHLLNADVKTKLLLLQALRWKITLAQPAEQDEVLHEYINRDLLGLHGQIVSDSGKLVLPCLLTAGEAYARHLLQQFTARLLNTLASFRCGRDYLSVGSTVVNVTFACLDNNYTDGMDSFACDMMIAMLQKLSLRRQQRIYMIESGLLEWLINHLHDECRIISLYRLEYATALLMNLSLHRLAQARASKISSLLVSTLLILLSIDHAASLPYINGALNNFLSNPIINEEARKMKHYNTSDYFDNNQQTTAEMRKHLDHILKMQRSDNVNTPQNDETGDDENELLDILENELDENDPLQNYVGELNGETLLAMCYSISLKASQDVILTDRTLQNISTVDPIDFYDNQYDNHLCSKHPSYPALRYNVKMKNKMLPKESCIKQAAFTKQKISNLSDSFLKGQRIIANDINKESLPANNIQNIAKGFVGTDSSLITKCENRLHKRQNKYLTTLKDTVWPSSAHNKRNYNQYKFDHDNHVSTRVNPRFEINNDVQVGRLKLYRSENRIDIGKLHDGKLRETALENLPLKATKIFQQTFPEGTILNDTIYLYDNRTSQDSSETALTSSMTLVSGRENGQTEMEKFSSIASLNTNNHDSNIVKDASWKNDPEIAKEEEAFLAKPKLSRTPPQRHEHYIENSK, encoded by the exons atGAAACAATTGCAAGATTACTTAAATGGAGATGGCAAGGAATTAGAACACGATACAGAATTGCAATCGTTGTATGCATTACCGTTCATAGAAGATCTTCATGCAAATGattttttctccaaaatgttAGAACAATCTTGGATGGATGaactatcaaaaaatttgaatttatttatcattaatcatAAACAA gaTTTGgttgatttaaataatgtgaACTCTAATAAAACACAATCGCAGACTTTTATACAAGTTCCTACGACACAAAATAAGATTACAAAAAGTAATACACCCATCATACCAAACGATAGGGATATGCctacatatataattctagAAGATCAAGATGACGAAGAgcatttttctcacaaaataaGTCGCAGTTTAAAATCgaa GAGTACACAAACACACATTACCGGAGACCAAATTACGATCAATGATTCGCGAAGAAGTATATTGAATCCGGCAGAAAGTATTGATAGTTTACGAAAGGCGCACAAGCTAGACAAGAGACTAGTTCAATGCAATCAGGAATTGGCATTAACCAAAACTCAGCTATGTagcatttatacaaattatgagAAACTGAAAGTGAGGTTTCACAGACTACACGCGGATTATCATAAACTGGTAAACGTTGCCGAGGAATTAACAACAGCATTGGAGAATTCGGTGAAAGGACAAGCTGTTGATATACAACAAACGCTCGAGATTTGCATGAAGATATTTCCAGATTTGTTCAACCAAAATATAAGAGAGACTTCTTAT CCATCCTTATTACAACTCGATCATACCGATGTAAAAACAATTGCTCTGCCTAAGTTCGACATCGCAGCAGTATCGATATCTCCACAATTAttggattataaaaaaatcaaattacattTACTTAACGCAGATGTGAAGACGAAGCTATTGCTATTACAGGCATTACGTTGG aaaataacgCTCGCGCAACCGGCAGAACAGGACGAAGTCCTGCACGAATATATAAATCGCGATTTGCTGGGACTTCATGGACAAATTGTTAGCGACAGTGGCAAGCTAGTCCTACCATGCTTATTGACTGCAGGAGAAGCTTACGCCAGACATCTTTTACAGCAGTTTACTGCACGATTGCTAAACACACTAGCATCTTTTAGATGTGGAAGAGATTATCTATCAGTCGGATCCACTGTCGTAAACGTG ACCTTTGCTTGtctcgataataattatactgaCGGAATGGACTCTTTCGCGTGTGATATGATGATAGCGATGCTACAGAAACTCTCTCTACGTAGACAGCAACGGATATATATGATAGAAAGTGGTTTGCTGGAATGGTTAATCAATCACTTACATGATGAATGTCGCATCATAAGTTTATACAGACTCGAATATGCTACTGCGCTTTTAATGAACCTGTCGTTACATCGATTAGCGCAAGCCAGAGCATCTAAGATATCTTCTTTACTCGTCTCTACTTTACTCATCCTTCTCTCGATAGATCACGCAGCT TCACTACCATACATCAATGGAGCgctgaataattttttgagtaATCCTATAATCAATGAAGAAGCGAGGAAAATGAAACATTACAATACATCGgattattttgataacaatCAACAGACAACTGCAGAAATGAG AAAGCATCTAGATCATATATTGAAGATGCAGAGGAGCGATAACGTTAATACACCGCAGAATGACGAAACCGGAGATGATGAGAAT GAACTATTGGATATATTGGAAAATGAATTAGACGAAAATGACccattgcaaaattatgtcgGTGAATTGAACGGAGAAACGTTACTCGCAATGTGTTATAGCATTTCTTTAAAAGCTTCTCAGGATGTTATACTCACAGATAGaactttacaaaatatatctacAGTGGATCCCATCGATTTTTATGACAATCAATATGATAATCATCTATGTAGTAAACATCCATCATATCCTGCGCTAAG GTATAATGTcaagatgaaaaataaaatgttgccGAAAGAAAGTTGTATTAAACAAGCAGCCTttactaaacaaaaaatatcaaatttatcggATTCCTTCTTGAAG GGACAAAGAATTATCGCAAAtgacataaataaagaatCGCTTCCcgcaaataatattcaaaatattgcaaaaggATTTGTCGGCACTGACTCTTCTCTAATTACGAAATGCGAAAATCGTTTGcacaaaagacaaaataaatatttaactacaTTAAAAGATACAGTTTGGCCATCAAGCGCGCACAacaagagaaattataatcaatataaatttgatcacGATAATCACGTTAGCACAAGAGTAAATCCAAGATTCGAGATAAATAATGATGTACAAGTGGgtcgattaaaattatacagatCGGAAAATAGGATTGATATAGGAAAATTGCACGACGGAAAATTAAGAGAAACAGCATTAGAAAACTTGCCTTTAAAAGCAACgaaaatatttcagcaaaCTTTTCCTGAAGGGACAATTCTTAacgatacaatttatttatatgacaaTCGGACTTCCCA GGATAGCAGTGAAACCGCATTGACATCCTCTATGACTCTTGTATCCGGTCGCGAGAATGGTCAGACAG aaatggAGAAATTCAGCAGTATAGCGTCGCT GAATACTAATAACCATGATAGCAATATAGTTAAAGATGCTTCATGGAAAAATGACCCCGAAATTGCTAAAGAGGAAGAGGCGTTCTTGGCCAAGCCTAAATTATCAAGAACACCTCCACAAAGACATGAACATTATAtcgaaaattctaaataa